Proteins from a genomic interval of Atribacterota bacterium:
- a CDS encoding sugar ABC transporter substrate-binding protein encodes MKFVRVTILCVFIVSVFLGTSVLAAETLTIAYIGASTNLPFWITLREAAREKAKELEVNLLDLTPPQLDAQAQKDAFDNALQQKVSGIIIGAADNRALGDSLDKAQTMGIPVVAVDTGIDHPWIASLVQTDNLASARIAGQYILENMRKPGKVLIVGGILGHQTGDARKNGVTEVLEEAGVEVIFRAADWSPEKAYEITQNELNAHPDITAIFGAWDPGALAAKAAVTEKGLLGKILIVGFDGDPAALKAIKNGEMAATIKQDNVKMGQDGVALLVDVIRGKEAPKYIPIMGILIDANNVDEFLQ; translated from the coding sequence ATGAAGTTCGTGCGGGTAACCATCTTGTGTGTGTTCATCGTATCGGTGTTCTTAGGAACAAGTGTTTTGGCAGCAGAGACTTTGACCATCGCTTATATCGGTGCTTCGACAAACCTTCCCTTCTGGATCACCTTGCGGGAAGCAGCTCGGGAAAAAGCAAAAGAGCTCGAAGTGAACCTTCTCGATCTTACCCCACCTCAGCTCGATGCTCAAGCCCAAAAAGATGCTTTTGACAACGCTCTGCAACAGAAGGTCAGCGGTATCATTATTGGTGCTGCCGATAACAGGGCCTTAGGTGATTCCCTGGATAAAGCCCAGACCATGGGTATCCCGGTGGTTGCTGTAGATACCGGTATCGATCATCCCTGGATTGCTTCTTTAGTTCAAACTGACAACTTAGCTTCTGCTCGTATTGCTGGTCAGTATATCCTCGAAAATATGCGTAAACCTGGTAAAGTTCTCATCGTAGGGGGTATTTTGGGTCATCAGACCGGTGATGCTCGGAAAAACGGTGTAACTGAAGTTCTGGAAGAAGCGGGCGTTGAGGTGATTTTCCGTGCTGCCGACTGGTCTCCCGAAAAAGCCTACGAAATCACCCAGAACGAGCTCAATGCCCATCCAGATATTACTGCCATCTTTGGAGCCTGGGACCCAGGTGCTCTTGCAGCCAAAGCCGCCGTTACCGAGAAAGGGCTTCTCGGCAAGATCCTCATTGTGGGATTTGACGGAGACCCTGCAGCGTTAAAGGCAATCAAAAACGGAGAGATGGCAGCTACTATCAAACAGGACAACGTGAAAATGGGTCAGGACGGTGTGGCTTTGCTCGTCGATGTTATTCGGGGAAAAGAAGCACCCAAATACATTCCCATCATGGGAATCCTCATCGACGCTAATAACGTCGATGAGTTTCTCCAATAA